The stretch of DNA CAGTTGCAGGTCCACTTACTCGTCGTCGATTACCTAACAATATTCGTGAGCAAGGTCATCCTCATGTGGAGATACGACGAATATCTGATGGTGCTATTTTACGTACTTTAGATTTTTTTTCTGCTGGTAGCCTCGCCTTTAGTCCAGATAATTCCTTGATTGCAGCAGGTGGTTATGAAGGGGCAGTTAAAATTTGGCGCATCAGCGATGGACAACTCCTTCATTCTCTGATCCCATCTGATAATCTTTCATCAAACACAAATAATTTGGCTTTTTCTCCAGACGGGCAGACTCTTGTAACAAGAGCATCTCGTGGTTCTGAGCAATTCTTTCATTTTAGTCCAATAAGTGTCTGGAACATTGCCAATGGAGAAAAACGCTACACTCTTTTAGGTAAATCCAGAAATAGTATTGCTATTAGTCCTGATGGGCAATTACTTGCTCTCATCAATATGGATGGATTAGTAACCCTGAATCGCTTGAGCGATGGTACTGTAATTCGGCAACTAGGAGACACTACCAGGTTGGCTTATAGTCTTAACTTTAGTCCCGACGGACGATTATTAGCATTAATAGGTGGTTATCCTGCCAGCATCTCAGGCGACAAAATTCACTTATACAGGATTGAAGATGGTAAGCTGCTGCGTATTATATATACTTCACTTGATAAAGAGGGTATTAATAATATTGCGTTCAGTCCAGATGGTCGCTATTTGGCAGCTTCCTATGGTGTTTATGTAACCTCATTTCTCTTTGGGGGAGCGGTTTACCCTAAAACTTCTCACGGACGCATTCGCTTTTGGCAGGTAGACAATGGACAACCGATGCAAACACTTCGAGGACACAAGGGTGGTACGTATACTCTAGCGTTTACTCCTGATGGCAAGTTATTAGCTTCTGCTGGTAGAGATGGTACAATTCGCTTTTGGCTAATGCCACCACGCAATTATAACTGGTTGTGGTTATTAGGTGCAGGAGGTTTAATTACTCTTGGTTATTGGCAAAGAGCTTATTTAATACGTTGGCTAAATTGGTAGAAAAGAAGGGCAAAAAATTCCTCGATGCGTCCCATTTTGACAATTTAACCAAGCCATGATTTGAGTTCAAATAAGTTGTGGTGGGCAAATCATTTTTGCTTCACCATTTTCATCTGTCTTTGCTTTTTGCCCACCCTACCGAAGACTTACCGAGGGGGTAGGTGTCAACTGTGGAGGACAATTTTTAAACTGCAACATGATCACTTTTCCTTTGTATCTAACGAGGTGAGAATGTTTGCAATACGAGGCGAGAAGTAATCACAGGTCTGCTTTTGGGGTCGAAACAAGGACAGACTCCCGAAAGCTACCTCAATAATTTTAAGTCTGGCTCAGTTGTAAAGTTTTGATCGAGAAAATGTAAAGCTATATAAACAATCCTAAACCATCTACACAAACTATGGATTGTTAGCAAAAACCTAGACTATAACTAGCCAGTGAAAAAAAGCCGTGGTGTTGAGAAACCTTGAATAACAATATAGAGAAGGCAGTCATCTGTACTGGCTGCTGGTTAATTGGCATGGGAGCCGTGTTCGTTCCTCAAGACGAAGTTTCTCCTAATAATAATTCTATTTTAAAACAAGTTCAGCAAGAAACCTCAATTAATTTTCCTGCTCTTCAATACAAAAAACCGAAGATCTTACCTCAAAGGTCTTTTATTCCAGAACCACAACCCGAGCTACCTCGACTACCTATTCCTGAATCGGTTCAACCAACTCAGCCTGCGTCAATCCCAGTCATGAGTAAAACGATTGCTTTGGTGAAAGAATTTGAAGGCTTTCGTTCTCAGGCGTATTGGGATACAGACGGAACTCCCGTAATTGGATATGGTTTGTCAAAAATAGGGGGAAAATCGGTTAACATAGGCGATCGCATTGAACAAAACGAAGCCGATCATGCTTTGGAAAAACAGTTGCAAGCAATTCAAACCCAAATCGAGCAAGCAGTTACAGTAAAATTAAATGCTCATCAATTAGGTGCGTTGACTTCAATAGCTTTTAATGTTGGTGTTGAAGGTATCAAAAACAGCACTTTATTGAGAAAAGTCAATGCTCAAGATTATCTTGGTGCAGCTAATGAATTTTTACGGTGGAATAAGGCTAATGTCGGGGGTAGATTAGTTACTTTAGCTGGATTAAGTAGAAGAAGACAAGCAGAAAGAGAATTATTTCTTACTCCAGTTGATTAAAGACTAAACATAACTTTGCCATTGCTTACTGCTAATAATTTCAGTTTCAGTGGTCCTGCTGTATAGGTAGTTTCGGCAACAACGGCTCTAATTTCGTCGATTGATTCTTTTGAGTCAACTATTTTTTCGACAAAATTAATCAAGCTGCTAATTTGTTCATCTCCTACTTGAATTTCTCCTAAAATACCAGCCCTTCCAGCGCGGAATTTTGAAGCAGCTAGTAACCAATCTATTTGTTCTTGAATTTCAGTTGTATTAGTTTGACTGTTATCAATCGAAACAGTTGCAATTTCTTCTTCAGCAGTAAAAACTTCTTTATTAACAGCAAGATCTGCAAATACTCTAACTTCTTTTTCGCCTTGAACATAATTACCGGCTGAAAGAATCCTGAGAACATAATCTTGACCATCTTGAATTTGTTTAGCTAATTGTTCTACTTGAGCTTTAGTAATTTTAACTACCCTTTCTTCTTGATTATTTTCTTGAAATAAGGTGGCTTTAATTGCAGAGCGATTGGCTTGTCTGAGTACACTGTCAATCGCTGACATGGCAGCATTAGGGTCGACAATTCTAACTGTTGCTGAAGCTAAAACTTGACCTTTAAAAATGGCAATTCTTTTTTCTCGAAGTTCTTGATAAGTTTGATAATATTGTTCGAGAATAGCTACTTCTTTTTCAAGATATTGAATTTGAGTTTCTAATTGATTTAGTTGTTCTTTTCTAAGCTGAAGATTGAAATCTTTATCTGCGATCGCGTTATCTAAAGATGAAATTTTTTGGTCTTGTACTGTTATTTGTTGCTGTAAAACTTCCTGTTGTCTTTCTAATTGATTTAAACGAGTTTCTCGATCTAGTAAAATACGGTCTTGTTCAACCAGTTTAGTTTCTTTTTCGGTTAATTTTTGTTGTAATTGTTGACTTTCTTGCTTGAGTGTCTTCAATTGCTGTAATTGTTTTTGCCTTTCTTGCAAAAGATTGTTTAATTC from Stanieria cyanosphaera PCC 7437 encodes:
- a CDS encoding WD40 repeat domain-containing protein, whose amino-acid sequence is MLRFPSSIKTWELHNSTWTNAISPNGEMLATVAGPLTRRRLPNNIREQGHPHVEIRRISDGAILRTLDFFSAGSLAFSPDNSLIAAGGYEGAVKIWRISDGQLLHSLIPSDNLSSNTNNLAFSPDGQTLVTRASRGSEQFFHFSPISVWNIANGEKRYTLLGKSRNSIAISPDGQLLALINMDGLVTLNRLSDGTVIRQLGDTTRLAYSLNFSPDGRLLALIGGYPASISGDKIHLYRIEDGKLLRIIYTSLDKEGINNIAFSPDGRYLAASYGVYVTSFLFGGAVYPKTSHGRIRFWQVDNGQPMQTLRGHKGGTYTLAFTPDGKLLASAGRDGTIRFWLMPPRNYNWLWLLGAGGLITLGYWQRAYLIRWLNW
- a CDS encoding lysozyme encodes the protein MNNNIEKAVICTGCWLIGMGAVFVPQDEVSPNNNSILKQVQQETSINFPALQYKKPKILPQRSFIPEPQPELPRLPIPESVQPTQPASIPVMSKTIALVKEFEGFRSQAYWDTDGTPVIGYGLSKIGGKSVNIGDRIEQNEADHALEKQLQAIQTQIEQAVTVKLNAHQLGALTSIAFNVGVEGIKNSTLLRKVNAQDYLGAANEFLRWNKANVGGRLVTLAGLSRRRQAERELFLTPVD
- a CDS encoding DUF3084 domain-containing protein: MTSAYILIAAILLLGGLIAALGDRLGTKVGKARLRLFKLRPRQTAMIVTVLTGTIISASTLGILFTLSESLRKGIFQLDDILKELRTVQQELAAVTEEKEQVKNELSNVVTQQDQAQQQLNQTNRNYQQAQAQLKTISQQANQLKTELNNLLQERQKQLQQLKTLKQESQQLQQKLTEKETKLVEQDRILLDRETRLNQLERQQEVLQQQITVQDQKISSLDNAIADKDFNLQLRKEQLNQLETQIQYLEKEVAILEQYYQTYQELREKRIAIFKGQVLASATVRIVDPNAAMSAIDSVLRQANRSAIKATLFQENNQEERVVKITKAQVEQLAKQIQDGQDYVLRILSAGNYVQGEKEVRVFADLAVNKEVFTAEEEIATVSIDNSQTNTTEIQEQIDWLLAASKFRAGRAGILGEIQVGDEQISSLINFVEKIVDSKESIDEIRAVVAETTYTAGPLKLKLLAVSNGKVMFSL